The Psychrobacter sp. LV10R520-6 genome includes a region encoding these proteins:
- a CDS encoding cysteine protease StiP domain-containing protein, with amino-acid sequence MSANNSNMTTNKSNAKAEKLRNDNLESTKLKDRHLASYGSGSYLASDVTVLLDIVDKEAVADVPVTQKEALIQSGQRHYSDMLTLEHAPSAMHEQLYIQALAQGTQRTATDIANLAYALHQSFHNTVNSEGPLVLISLVRAGLPVGVLLQRALADTNSLYSLPSVHYGISIIRDRGLDPLALEILLEAYPNSPIVFVDGWTGKGAIYQELAHSLETFSKPTHPNFTNIFHQGADTIPLLTLADPAGVAWLAASSDDWLIPSGLLNSTVSGLISRSLYTAPQEGLHRSVFYDNLIEVDHSLAFIDHIDTARQQLTTPPSQLPTFTQPRYDTKNIIDTLAARYQITNRNRIKPTIAEATRAILRREPERVLLASSDHPDTALLRHLCTEYHINITILGAKILPYQAVTLIKQRTANT; translated from the coding sequence ATGAGCGCGAATAATTCTAATATGACAACAAATAAATCTAATGCAAAAGCAGAAAAATTGCGTAACGATAATTTAGAAAGCACTAAGTTAAAAGACCGCCATTTAGCAAGCTATGGCTCGGGCAGTTATCTTGCCAGCGATGTCACGGTACTATTAGACATCGTCGATAAAGAGGCGGTCGCTGATGTGCCCGTCACGCAAAAGGAAGCGCTAATTCAGAGCGGCCAGCGCCATTATTCAGATATGCTGACCTTAGAGCACGCACCAAGTGCGATGCACGAGCAGCTATACATTCAAGCGTTAGCACAAGGCACCCAACGAACTGCCACTGATATCGCTAACCTTGCGTATGCGTTACATCAGAGTTTTCATAATACTGTTAACAGTGAAGGCCCGCTAGTGTTGATTAGCTTAGTGCGGGCAGGATTGCCCGTTGGCGTATTATTACAGCGTGCGTTAGCAGATACTAATAGCCTATATTCATTACCCAGCGTTCATTATGGTATCAGTATCATTCGTGACCGTGGTTTAGATCCACTGGCATTAGAAATTTTACTAGAGGCTTATCCCAATAGTCCAATCGTATTTGTCGATGGTTGGACAGGTAAAGGGGCGATTTATCAAGAGTTAGCGCACAGCCTTGAAACATTTAGTAAACCTACTCATCCAAATTTTACTAATATTTTTCATCAAGGAGCCGATACGATTCCGTTGCTCACACTCGCTGATCCTGCTGGGGTTGCTTGGCTTGCCGCTAGTAGCGATGATTGGCTCATTCCGTCAGGCTTATTAAACAGTACGGTATCAGGGTTGATTTCGCGCAGTTTATATACCGCACCGCAAGAGGGTCTACATCGCAGTGTGTTTTATGATAACTTAATAGAGGTTGATCATAGCCTTGCGTTTATCGATCATATCGATACAGCTAGGCAGCAACTGACCACGCCGCCGTCGCAGTTACCGACCTTTACTCAGCCGCGTTATGATACTAAGAACATCATTGATACGCTGGCCGCGCGCTATCAAATTACCAATCGCAACCGTATCAAGCCGACCATCGCCGAGGCAACACGAGCGATATTACGACGAGAACCTGAGCGCGTCTTGCTAGCATCTTCTGATCATCCCGATACTGCATTGTTACGCCATTTATGTACTGAGTATCATATCAATATCACAATATTAGGTGCTAAAATATTACCTTATCAAGCCGTTACGCTTATTAAGCAGCGGACTGCCAATACGTAG
- a CDS encoding S1C family serine protease, producing the protein MAAGFKDAIRYMQFTAPIQPGSSGSPLLPPTGEVIGMVTSSLNHEHAQNMNYAVKSQLLSALLTSAGISLAELSNSTAAQHNQSTLPSISSKPLSTPQLSKQSRGALWLVGCQG; encoded by the coding sequence ATGGCAGCTGGATTTAAAGACGCTATTCGCTATATGCAGTTCACTGCACCCATTCAACCCGGCTCTAGCGGCAGTCCCCTACTACCACCAACTGGCGAAGTCATCGGCATGGTAACCTCCAGCCTCAATCATGAGCATGCACAAAACATGAACTATGCAGTGAAATCTCAGCTATTATCTGCCCTACTAACCAGCGCCGGAATCAGTCTTGCTGAATTAAGCAACTCAACCGCTGCTCAACATAACCAAAGTACTCTGCCGTCGATTTCGTCCAAGCCCTTATCTACCCCGCAATTAAGTAAGCAAAGCCGCGGGGCACTATGGCTGGTGGGCTGTCAAGGTTAG
- a CDS encoding TerD family protein: protein MAISLQKGQKISLSKEAGGTLTQVKLGLGWDVAQAPQDKKGGFLGKLFGGGSGGDSIDLDASCIMFDSNKQPVDAIWFSQLKSKDGSIVHTGDNRTGDGEGDDEVINVDLSKVPASVVSLVFTVNSFTGQTFETVENAFCRIVNADNNTEVARYNLSSQGTHTAMIMAKVYRHNDEWKMHAIGETASGRTFHDLMPAITPHA from the coding sequence ATGGCAATCAGTCTACAAAAGGGACAAAAAATATCCTTAAGTAAAGAAGCGGGTGGTACGCTCACTCAAGTTAAGTTAGGTTTAGGTTGGGATGTTGCACAAGCACCACAAGATAAAAAAGGCGGCTTCTTAGGTAAGTTATTCGGTGGCGGTAGTGGCGGCGATTCTATTGACTTGGATGCATCATGCATTATGTTCGATAGCAATAAACAGCCAGTCGATGCCATTTGGTTCAGTCAGCTGAAGTCAAAAGATGGCAGTATTGTCCATACTGGTGATAACCGTACCGGTGACGGTGAAGGCGACGATGAAGTGATTAATGTTGATCTCTCGAAAGTACCTGCTAGTGTAGTATCACTGGTATTTACGGTCAATAGCTTCACTGGTCAGACCTTTGAAACCGTAGAAAATGCGTTTTGCCGCATCGTGAATGCCGATAATAACACTGAAGTGGCACGTTATAACTTATCATCACAAGGCACTCATACGGCAATGATTATGGCAAAAGTTTATCGCCATAATGATGAGTGGAAAATGCACGCTATCGGCGAAACAGCTTCTGGTCGCACCTTTCATGATTTGATGCCTGCTATCACACCGCATGCTTAG
- a CDS encoding DUF475 domain-containing protein, whose translation MRHFYLDFIFTAIALMVAAWWGYSHGGMGGMISTLSITAILAVMEISLSFDNAVVNASVLKGWDEFWKMIFLTVGILIAVFGMRLVFPIVIVAVTADLGMMEVINLALNDPKEYSARLMAHHAEISAFGGMFLLLVFLNFVFDDKDVHWFDWLESRLAKLGKVNAMSVFVALAVLMVSLTWVRADQSAAVLVAGVWGILIYLGVQVVSGMLEGDLEEELESEGSNSGAAGSAIMKGGIIGFLYLEVLDASFSFDGVIGAFAITNDVIVIMLGLAIGAMFVRSMTIFLVDKGTLDEFIYLEHGAHYAIGALAVIMLLSMKFHVPELITGLIGIAFIGWALLASLKHRKQEAKKVS comes from the coding sequence ATGAGACATTTTTATTTAGACTTTATCTTCACGGCTATTGCCTTAATGGTGGCAGCGTGGTGGGGATATTCACACGGTGGTATGGGCGGGATGATATCCACGCTGTCGATTACCGCTATTTTGGCCGTCATGGAAATCTCGTTATCGTTCGATAACGCAGTGGTCAACGCCTCAGTACTTAAAGGCTGGGACGAATTTTGGAAAATGATTTTCTTAACCGTCGGTATTTTGATTGCGGTGTTTGGTATGCGCTTGGTCTTCCCTATCGTTATCGTCGCGGTTACCGCTGACCTTGGTATGATGGAAGTTATCAACTTGGCGTTAAACGATCCAAAAGAATATTCAGCAAGATTAATGGCCCATCATGCTGAGATTTCTGCCTTTGGTGGCATGTTCTTATTATTAGTATTCTTAAACTTCGTGTTCGATGACAAAGACGTCCATTGGTTTGACTGGCTGGAGAGCCGCCTAGCCAAGCTTGGAAAAGTCAATGCCATGAGCGTGTTTGTGGCGTTGGCTGTTTTGATGGTTTCCCTAACATGGGTTCGCGCGGATCAGTCTGCTGCGGTGTTAGTAGCAGGTGTCTGGGGTATCTTAATCTACTTAGGCGTACAAGTAGTCTCAGGTATGCTAGAAGGTGACCTTGAAGAAGAGCTAGAAAGCGAAGGCAGCAACTCTGGAGCGGCAGGTAGTGCCATCATGAAAGGTGGTATTATTGGCTTCTTATATCTTGAAGTGCTTGATGCCTCATTCAGCTTTGACGGTGTGATTGGTGCATTCGCGATTACTAATGATGTCATCGTCATTATGCTAGGCCTCGCCATTGGTGCAATGTTTGTGCGTTCTATGACTATCTTTTTGGTGGATAAAGGCACGCTTGATGAGTTTATTTACCTTGAACATGGCGCGCATTATGCGATTGGCGCGCTTGCCGTTATCATGCTATTGTCCATGAAGTTCCATGTGCCAGAGCTGATTACGGGTCTTATCGGTATTGCCTTCATTGGTTGGGCATTGCTTGCCTCACTTAAGCATCGTAAACAAGAAGCCAAAAAAGTCAGTTAA
- a CDS encoding TerD family protein, with the protein MAISLTKGGNVNLSKEAPGLTNITVGLGWDPRATDGQDFDLDAIGFLVDESGKVRNDQDFIFFNNLKSDNGAVEHTGDNRTGEGDGDDEAIKVNLANIPADVSKIALCAIIYEGQGRNQNFGQVGDAYIRVVNDTGAAEIARYDLSEDGSTEIAMIFGELYRHNSDWKFRAVGQGFSGGLGPLAGSYGVNV; encoded by the coding sequence ATGGCTATTAGCTTAACGAAAGGCGGCAACGTAAACTTATCAAAAGAAGCACCAGGCTTAACCAATATTACGGTAGGTCTTGGCTGGGATCCACGCGCGACTGATGGTCAAGATTTTGACTTAGATGCCATTGGTTTTTTGGTTGATGAATCAGGCAAAGTCCGTAACGATCAAGACTTTATCTTCTTTAATAACCTAAAATCAGATAACGGCGCGGTCGAGCACACCGGTGATAACCGTACCGGCGAAGGCGACGGCGATGATGAAGCGATTAAAGTGAATCTAGCTAACATTCCAGCTGACGTTAGTAAAATAGCGCTCTGTGCTATTATCTATGAAGGCCAAGGCCGCAACCAAAACTTCGGTCAAGTTGGCGACGCTTATATCCGTGTCGTTAACGACACTGGCGCTGCTGAAATTGCTCGTTATGACCTATCAGAAGATGGTAGCACTGAAATCGCTATGATTTTTGGTGAGTTATATCGTCATAACAGTGACTGGAAATTCCGTGCCGTTGGCCAAGGCTTCAGTGGTGGTCTAGGTCCATTAGCAGGTTCTTATGGTGTTAATGTTTAA
- a CDS encoding TerD family protein produces MALSLNKGGNLSLTKTDPNLTKLVIGLGWDERATSGAEFDLDASIFLLSTAGKVRGDHDFIFYNQLKSDNGAVEHTGDNRTGEGDGDDEAVKVNLTQVPADVDKIVVTVTIHDATARSQNFGQVDNAFIRVVNEETGAEVVRFDLAEDYSVETAMVFGEVYRHNAEWKFRAVGQGYSGGLQAMCQQYGIDI; encoded by the coding sequence ATGGCTTTATCTCTTAATAAAGGCGGTAATTTATCGCTAACCAAAACGGATCCTAACCTAACCAAGCTAGTCATCGGTCTGGGCTGGGATGAGCGCGCGACTTCAGGTGCCGAATTTGATCTTGATGCCAGTATTTTCCTACTAAGCACGGCCGGTAAAGTACGCGGCGACCACGATTTTATTTTTTATAATCAGCTTAAATCCGATAACGGTGCCGTTGAGCATACTGGTGACAATCGTACTGGCGAAGGCGATGGTGACGATGAAGCGGTTAAAGTAAACCTCACTCAAGTCCCTGCTGATGTCGATAAAATCGTCGTAACCGTTACTATCCATGATGCCACTGCCCGTAGCCAAAACTTCGGTCAAGTTGACAACGCCTTTATCCGTGTTGTAAATGAAGAAACCGGCGCTGAAGTGGTACGTTTTGATTTGGCAGAAGACTATTCTGTTGAGACCGCAATGGTATTTGGTGAAGTTTATCGCCATAACGCTGAGTGGAAATTCCGTGCAGTGGGCCAAGGCTACTCGGGCGGTCTGCAAGCTATGTGTCAGCAATATGGCATTGATATATAA
- a CDS encoding phosphoribosyltransferase domain-containing protein, with protein sequence MLDKQHNTTITLPRGTLELTYQTNNAAGNNHGTYQLDDLLGFAQRINPKRAFLFVSKVLGRHIPIAPRIMRRSFTDLATLVPDSLPEPILVIGMAETAVGLSAGVHQALQTRYPKALLLNSTRHAQHDDSSMDTLLTTFSEDHSHASQHLIYQSSDHVTQAQLRASKTLIMVDDEASTGNTCMNVVSALRNAGLTQLEQVHLTTLVDWSLGQAGMDDTLAERLPDIDFSRHHLLAGAWQWTDAPNPEPITMPSVDSTAAGSQPLGHTGNWGRFPTLDSTDGFADYLAQFQQRFTRFQEQAAFASTNLPKRILVLGSNEFVWLPFLLAEWLERQAQGQNAEGTSIVKFSALTRSPIATGAAITTMLSFTDNYGLGMTNFVYNVNPDDWDLIVLCVETSADSVDEIWRGLDNVLIVSPTL encoded by the coding sequence ATGCTTGATAAGCAACACAACACAACCATCACCTTACCCCGTGGCACACTTGAGCTGACCTACCAAACCAATAATGCCGCAGGTAATAATCATGGCACTTACCAACTCGATGACTTACTGGGTTTTGCTCAGCGCATCAATCCGAAACGGGCTTTTTTGTTTGTCTCAAAGGTTTTGGGTCGTCATATTCCGATTGCACCCCGTATTATGCGTCGTAGCTTTACCGATCTAGCCACTCTAGTACCTGACAGTTTACCTGAGCCTATTTTGGTCATCGGTATGGCAGAGACGGCGGTTGGGCTATCGGCAGGTGTGCATCAGGCGCTACAAACGCGCTATCCCAAGGCGTTACTGCTTAACTCTACTCGTCACGCGCAGCACGATGACAGTAGCATGGACACCTTGCTGACGACCTTTAGCGAAGACCACAGTCACGCCAGCCAGCATTTGATCTATCAGAGTAGCGATCACGTTACCCAAGCACAGTTGCGTGCGAGTAAAACCTTGATCATGGTCGATGATGAAGCTTCAACAGGCAATACGTGCATGAATGTGGTCAGTGCCTTACGTAATGCAGGACTCACACAATTAGAACAGGTCCATTTGACGACATTAGTAGATTGGTCATTGGGTCAAGCTGGTATGGACGACACCCTGGCTGAACGCCTGCCAGATATCGACTTTTCTCGTCATCATTTGTTAGCTGGTGCATGGCAATGGACGGATGCGCCCAACCCTGAACCCATTACCATGCCATCGGTCGACAGTACCGCTGCGGGCAGCCAGCCACTAGGTCATACTGGCAATTGGGGACGCTTCCCAACCCTCGATAGCACAGATGGCTTTGCTGATTATTTGGCGCAGTTCCAACAGAGATTTACACGTTTTCAAGAGCAAGCGGCATTCGCTAGTACCAATTTGCCAAAAAGAATCTTAGTGTTAGGCAGTAATGAGTTTGTTTGGTTGCCGTTCTTATTGGCTGAATGGTTAGAAAGGCAAGCGCAAGGCCAGAATGCTGAAGGGACATCTATCGTCAAATTTAGCGCATTAACGCGTTCACCAATAGCCACAGGTGCTGCGATTACTACGATGCTGAGCTTTACCGATAATTACGGGCTTGGTATGACTAACTTTGTTTATAACGTCAATCCTGATGACTGGGATTTGATTGTACTGTGCGTGGAAACATCCGCTGATAGTGTTGATGAGATTTGGAGAGGTTTAGATAATGTATTGATCGTGAGTCCTACGCTTTAA
- a CDS encoding HAD hydrolase family protein, with protein sequence MTTPFFQPSPDIIKPYTLMDLDDTLFQTQRKIEAWDLPTTEQDKLVCATVNKNNEPLSMMSKRQSAFFNWLLASTELIAVTARDRSEIKRVKLSFSSWQVLTHGAIILMPDGQLLSVWQQNMYDKLVPLQDPLTQLVAHINNYSAQSDRCHNDLVFTPHTDSFNDTELTIYLAIKHAQKDHQVLADLAQQLPTLMPDFNQHFYVHVNANNLAILPHVIHKQHAVQFLLENYLDNQRPSFGFGDSMADLPFLQLLDWYGMPNHGQLHSELQAQLHSQL encoded by the coding sequence ATGACCACCCCATTCTTCCAGCCCAGCCCTGATATCATCAAACCCTATACCCTAATGGATTTAGACGACACTTTATTCCAGACCCAACGCAAGATTGAGGCATGGGACTTGCCTACGACTGAACAAGATAAACTGGTTTGTGCTACGGTGAACAAGAATAACGAGCCATTGAGCATGATGAGTAAGCGTCAATCGGCATTCTTTAATTGGTTACTGGCCAGCACCGAGCTGATTGCAGTAACAGCACGTGATCGTAGCGAAATTAAGCGCGTAAAATTGTCCTTTAGCAGCTGGCAGGTTCTAACCCATGGTGCGATAATCTTAATGCCCGATGGTCAACTGCTTAGTGTTTGGCAGCAAAACATGTATGATAAGCTGGTTCCGCTACAAGACCCGCTTACCCAGCTCGTCGCGCACATTAATAACTATAGTGCACAAAGCGACCGTTGTCACAATGATTTGGTATTCACACCGCATACTGATAGCTTTAACGATACTGAATTAACCATTTATCTTGCCATCAAACATGCACAAAAAGACCATCAAGTCTTGGCAGATTTAGCCCAGCAGTTACCAACGTTAATGCCAGATTTTAATCAGCACTTTTATGTGCACGTGAATGCTAATAATCTAGCGATACTGCCACATGTTATTCATAAACAGCACGCGGTACAGTTTTTATTAGAAAACTATTTAGATAACCAGCGTCCTAGTTTTGGCTTTGGCGATAGTATGGCAGATTTACCATTTCTACAATTGCTAGATTGGTATGGCATGCCCAATCACGGTCAATTGCACTCAGAGCTACAAGCGCAACTTCACTCTCAACTATAG
- a CDS encoding ATP-grasp domain-containing protein, which produces MDNRINNNSSNTIVNSSNHTAPPAAWLAEGQSSQRDMLASLQTLKTKTATPLSVIASHRQNRPEIFEFADEVYCEPTDNINSSDTDPDSIDLDNADSENIDSNDDQTATEITVPRWQFVLDHAKQNNVKVLLTGRNGADYEAQREAFSAAGIRLLTGATSVSALATIDDKFAFMQQCYAYDIPVAESWRFDNTAELEALLTEHGHQPLCVKPVTGIFAQGFWRLDSGKAAGEQYDSFEHLYFTEDKKINIEQFINAYANSNMIQARPIPMLLMPFLSGQEYSIDVVCEYGEVLAAITRYKTGKVQHIGYDELVMDVVIPLIKTFGCDGIVSVQTKADDDGQHRVLEINSRPSGGIGYTAHSGVDLTQIGFAYWLGLTDKPNLADITQQIIPCQVRSIMMSVKIEEEFVE; this is translated from the coding sequence ATGGACAACCGTATTAACAATAACAGTAGTAATACTATAGTTAATAGTAGCAATCATACCGCGCCGCCAGCTGCTTGGTTGGCTGAGGGTCAGTCAAGCCAGCGCGATATGCTAGCAAGCTTACAAACATTAAAAACCAAAACTGCCACTCCGCTGTCCGTCATTGCCTCGCATCGGCAGAACCGCCCAGAAATTTTTGAATTTGCTGATGAAGTCTACTGTGAGCCGACTGATAATATAAATTCTAGCGACACAGACCCTGATAGCATAGATCTTGACAATGCAGATTCTGAAAATATAGACTCTAACGACGATCAAACAGCAACTGAAATAACGGTACCACGTTGGCAGTTTGTGTTAGACCATGCCAAGCAGAATAACGTCAAAGTATTACTTACGGGACGTAATGGTGCTGACTATGAAGCGCAACGCGAGGCGTTTAGCGCCGCTGGTATACGCTTATTAACAGGTGCTACCAGCGTATCAGCACTGGCAACGATTGATGATAAATTTGCCTTTATGCAACAATGTTACGCGTACGATATTCCGGTAGCAGAAAGCTGGCGCTTTGATAATACCGCGGAGCTTGAGGCTTTACTTACCGAACACGGTCATCAGCCGCTATGTGTAAAACCAGTCACTGGTATTTTTGCGCAAGGGTTTTGGCGACTTGATTCAGGTAAAGCAGCAGGTGAGCAGTACGATAGCTTTGAGCATCTATATTTCACCGAGGATAAAAAGATAAATATCGAGCAATTTATCAATGCCTATGCCAATAGCAATATGATACAAGCGCGTCCGATTCCAATGCTGCTGATGCCTTTCCTATCAGGCCAAGAATACTCCATCGATGTGGTCTGTGAATACGGCGAAGTGTTGGCGGCTATCACTCGCTACAAAACTGGCAAGGTTCAACATATCGGCTACGATGAGTTAGTTATGGACGTGGTTATCCCTTTGATTAAGACGTTTGGTTGTGATGGCATCGTTAGCGTGCAAACCAAGGCGGATGACGACGGTCAGCATCGCGTCCTTGAGATTAACAGTCGCCCCTCAGGTGGCATCGGCTACACCGCTCACAGCGGCGTGGACTTAACCCAAATAGGATTTGCCTACTGGCTTGGCCTGACAGACAAACCAAACTTAGCAGACATCACTCAGCAGATTATCCCGTGTCAGGTGCGCTCTATTATGATGAGTGTAAAAATTGAGGAAGAATTTGTTGAGTAA
- a CDS encoding TerD family protein: MSQTLIAGANAPLPNDNISIRILSQNSIDCAAYQVTTAGKVRGDGDMIFYGQTRSDDGSVSFRGHDSDGFFDINLPTQPANIDKIALAFSSGQTLAQIGDVDIQVLQGSQVLLTCQLNATGRSEKAIILAECYRRQGSWKFRFIAQGFNGGLKPLSEHFGVEIADEVPAQAQSPANPSSTNNASTNNPSSSINTQKPINTQRAGSSGQSNQTSTPPPIPANNAPAKPSINLSKITLTKNQSSINLSKRDDFGKISINLNWNQRPNTDKQAPKKGLLGDLFKQHKAGGIDLDVGAMIHLKNGEKTLIQALGNRFGSLQSEPYVCLRADDRTGQTTGGEWLDINGQQWSQIEEVFIFAFIYEGAPNWGQTDGVVTIHAPDQPPIETRLTEGAGNLPMCAIARLVNQQGSINVERINQYFKGHQEMDKAFDWGFSWKRGRK; the protein is encoded by the coding sequence ATGAGTCAAACTTTGATTGCCGGTGCCAATGCGCCGCTACCCAATGATAATATTAGCATTCGTATTTTGAGTCAAAATTCTATTGACTGCGCTGCTTATCAGGTAACCACGGCGGGCAAAGTACGTGGTGATGGCGATATGATTTTTTATGGTCAGACACGTAGTGATGATGGTAGCGTCAGCTTTCGCGGTCATGATAGCGATGGATTTTTTGATATCAATTTGCCTACGCAGCCGGCAAATATTGATAAGATTGCCTTAGCCTTTTCTAGTGGACAGACGCTAGCACAAATTGGTGATGTCGATATCCAAGTATTACAAGGAAGCCAAGTGTTGCTCACTTGTCAGCTGAACGCGACTGGTCGTTCTGAAAAAGCGATTATCCTAGCAGAATGTTATCGTCGGCAGGGCAGTTGGAAGTTCCGTTTCATTGCCCAAGGCTTTAACGGCGGGTTGAAGCCTTTATCCGAGCACTTCGGCGTTGAGATTGCCGATGAGGTTCCGGCTCAAGCCCAGTCACCAGCTAACCCTTCCTCAACCAACAATGCTTCAACCAACAACCCGTCATCTTCTATCAATACGCAGAAGCCGATCAATACTCAAAGAGCAGGGAGTTCAGGTCAATCGAATCAAACCAGCACTCCACCACCGATTCCTGCCAATAATGCGCCTGCAAAACCGTCTATCAATCTGAGTAAAATCACTTTAACCAAGAACCAATCCAGCATCAACCTAAGCAAGCGTGATGATTTCGGTAAAATATCTATTAATCTTAACTGGAACCAGCGTCCAAATACTGACAAGCAAGCACCCAAAAAAGGTCTATTAGGGGATTTGTTTAAGCAACATAAGGCTGGCGGAATTGACCTCGATGTTGGGGCGATGATTCATCTCAAAAACGGTGAAAAAACCCTTATTCAAGCATTAGGCAATCGCTTCGGTAGTCTGCAGTCTGAGCCTTACGTTTGCTTACGTGCTGACGATAGAACCGGACAAACCACTGGCGGTGAGTGGCTTGATATCAATGGTCAGCAGTGGTCACAGATTGAGGAAGTGTTTATTTTTGCTTTCATCTATGAGGGCGCACCCAATTGGGGGCAAACGGACGGGGTAGTAACTATTCATGCGCCTGACCAGCCACCGATTGAGACTCGATTGACAGAAGGCGCGGGCAATCTGCCAATGTGCGCGATTGCGCGTTTGGTCAATCAACAAGGCAGTATTAACGTTGAGCGTATCAATCAGTACTTTAAAGGTCATCAAGAAATGGATAAAGCCTTTGATTGGGGCTTTAGCTGGAAACGTGGCCGTAAATAA
- a CDS encoding TIGR00266 family protein, translating into MAATFSLIGTIEPFLHCNLKKGDSIYCEANAMVMLESNLELKGKLQGGLVQSLMRRFANDESLFQQQIEAVNGEGDCLLAPTLDGDMQIIDVGTRQYTLSDGAFVAAQTGVDIKASIQRNLGGAVFGDTGGFMVMQTQGNGQVVVSGFGSLFEIEVTPGKDVIIDNGHVVCWDSRLEYNLSVATSKKKGFMGNIINSVTSGEGMVLNFSGTGKVIICSRNRESYQGWLQSILGSNSGGRGGSNGFLGNIL; encoded by the coding sequence ATGGCCGCCACCTTTAGCTTGATAGGCACGATTGAACCTTTTTTGCATTGCAACCTTAAAAAGGGCGATTCAATATATTGCGAAGCCAATGCGATGGTAATGCTAGAGTCTAACCTTGAGCTCAAAGGTAAGCTACAAGGTGGGTTGGTACAATCATTGATGCGGCGTTTTGCCAATGATGAATCCCTGTTTCAGCAACAGATCGAAGCGGTCAATGGCGAAGGCGATTGTCTACTTGCGCCAACACTCGATGGCGATATGCAAATCATCGATGTCGGCACGCGGCAATATACCTTAAGTGATGGTGCATTTGTCGCGGCGCAAACTGGGGTCGATATCAAAGCCAGTATTCAGCGTAATTTAGGCGGTGCCGTATTTGGTGATACTGGAGGCTTTATGGTGATGCAAACCCAAGGTAATGGCCAAGTGGTGGTATCAGGCTTTGGCTCACTGTTCGAGATTGAGGTGACTCCCGGTAAAGACGTTATCATTGATAATGGTCATGTGGTTTGCTGGGACTCGCGTCTCGAATATAACCTATCGGTCGCAACCAGTAAGAAAAAAGGCTTCATGGGTAATATTATCAATTCCGTTACTAGTGGCGAAGGCATGGTCTTAAACTTCTCTGGCACTGGTAAAGTTATTATCTGTTCGCGCAATCGTGAAAGCTATCAAGGCTGGCTACAAAGTATCCTAGGCTCAAACTCAGGGGGCCGCGGCGGTAGCAATGGCTTTTTAGGAAATATTTTATAG